In Pangasianodon hypophthalmus isolate fPanHyp1 chromosome 29, fPanHyp1.pri, whole genome shotgun sequence, one genomic interval encodes:
- the cfap90 gene encoding uncharacterized protein C5orf49, with translation MDELSQTESKPLSALSVFSFIPPRRNEPKERRYFNSSPKAPERHVYDCVFGRAEGYDMKLHRDDRQHARSRGLDIHTEEFSRPVAVLSSSEYGRRLPPLSYKPGRQFARAAHIRSEFYRKNGISYSVEEGYGSVFPV, from the exons ATGGATGAGTTAAGTCAAACAGAGTCAAAACCACTTTCTGCACTGTCTGTGTTCAGCTTTATACCGCCACGACGCAATGAACCGAAGGAGAGAAGATATTTCAACTCGAGTCCTAAG GCACCAGAGAGGCATGTGTACGACTGCGTGTTTGGGCGAGCTGAGGGATATGATATGAAGTTACACCGTGATGACCGTCAGCACGCCAGGAGCCGCGGCCTGGACATCCACACAGAG GAATTCTCCAGACCTGTAGCCGTGCTCTCCTCATCCGAATACGGCCGACGGCTGCCGCCGCTGTCGTACAAGCCGGGCCGCCAGTTTGCACGTGCTGCTCACATACGCTCAGAGTTTTACAGGAAAAATGGCATTAGCTACTCCGTGGAGGAGGGCTACGGCTCTGTCTTTCCAGTTTGa